TCTAAAGAATCTTTTAGAGCCTTTTTCACTAAGAAAAATATTCAATATCTAAGTGATGTTAAAGCCGTAGCTGTAGATATGAATGTTGCATATAATCAATTAGTAGAACAATATCTTCCTCATGTTGATATAGTATATGATAGATATCATATGCAAGCAGATTATGGTAAAAATGTTATGGGGCAGATTA
This DNA window, taken from Pseudostreptobacillus hongkongensis, encodes the following:
- a CDS encoding transposase; the protein is SKESFRAFFTKKNIQYLSDVKAVAVDMNVAYNQLVEQYLPHVDIVYDRYHMQADYGKNVMGQIRLEIARENHLKAKELYDIIKCEQDTLKRKELK